A genomic stretch from Prochlorococcus marinus str. MIT 9312 includes:
- a CDS encoding diflavin flavoprotein produces MSEVNKNLSKFEITKNFTCIRFLDQNKERFELEFNLEKGTSFNTFLIRSHEELFIIHPPEKQYLNSFKKVISSVCDQFKLDKINVISGHINPQIIETIKNLSTQFKNTTITCSNPGYKLISELWNQRNPNLENFVETKLPEINIIKKELNLELDNIYLELIPIPTARWPGGLIIYERNQEILLSEKIFSAHIASEDWSETNRVSTEVDRKHFYDCLMAPMSNQVVSIAEKIADYDIKTIAPLHGPAIEYSLKSFLNDYIRWGENLSTNNPKIALIYASAYGNTASIGDALAKGINRTSVEVESINCEFTSNDVLIKSIQNADGYLIGSPTLGGHAPTPIISALGTLLSEGNRDKPVGIFGSFGWSGEAIDLLESKLKDGGFRFSFDPIRIKFSPNKPKIKELEEIGTHFGRKIIKKAKKKPRKSDTGMITSKTDPKLQALGRVIGSLCVLTASKGKDKNNIKGAMLASWVSQASFSPPGLSIAVAKDRSVESLLQIGDSFALNILSEKDFKEPLKRFTKPFAPGEDRFQGLDIELTPNEQIIIPQSLAWLDASVKERMECGDHWVIYAEVLHGNILKSDSLTAVHHRKTGSNY; encoded by the coding sequence ATGTCAGAAGTTAATAAAAACTTATCAAAATTTGAAATTACCAAAAATTTTACTTGTATCAGATTCTTAGACCAAAATAAAGAAAGATTTGAACTTGAATTTAACCTTGAGAAAGGAACCTCTTTTAATACTTTTTTAATTAGAAGTCATGAGGAACTTTTTATTATTCATCCACCTGAAAAACAATATTTAAACTCATTTAAAAAAGTAATCTCTAGTGTTTGCGATCAATTTAAATTAGATAAAATCAATGTCATTTCTGGTCATATTAATCCCCAAATTATTGAAACTATAAAAAATCTAAGTACCCAATTTAAAAACACAACTATTACTTGCTCTAATCCAGGTTATAAACTTATTAGCGAACTTTGGAATCAAAGAAATCCTAACTTAGAAAACTTTGTTGAAACTAAATTACCTGAAATAAACATAATCAAAAAAGAACTTAATTTAGAATTAGATAACATTTATCTAGAGTTAATTCCTATTCCAACAGCACGTTGGCCTGGAGGCTTGATAATTTATGAACGTAATCAAGAAATACTTCTAAGTGAAAAAATTTTCTCTGCCCATATAGCATCTGAAGATTGGTCTGAGACAAATCGAGTTAGTACAGAAGTTGATAGGAAACATTTTTATGATTGCTTAATGGCACCAATGTCTAATCAAGTAGTATCAATTGCTGAAAAAATTGCAGATTACGACATTAAAACTATTGCCCCTCTGCACGGTCCCGCGATCGAATATAGCCTAAAAAGCTTTTTAAATGACTACATTAGATGGGGTGAGAATCTTTCAACAAATAATCCTAAGATCGCTCTGATATATGCAAGTGCGTATGGAAATACGGCCTCAATAGGTGATGCATTAGCTAAAGGGATAAATAGAACTTCTGTTGAAGTTGAAAGTATTAATTGTGAATTTACGTCAAATGATGTACTTATAAAATCTATCCAAAATGCTGATGGCTATTTAATAGGATCTCCCACACTTGGTGGTCACGCCCCAACTCCTATAATAAGTGCACTTGGAACATTATTATCAGAAGGTAATAGAGATAAACCAGTAGGAATTTTTGGTAGTTTTGGCTGGAGCGGCGAAGCAATAGATTTACTGGAATCAAAACTAAAAGATGGTGGTTTTAGGTTTAGTTTTGACCCTATAAGAATTAAATTCAGTCCAAATAAACCAAAGATTAAAGAGCTAGAAGAAATAGGAACTCACTTTGGGAGAAAAATTATAAAAAAAGCAAAGAAAAAGCCCAGAAAATCTGATACCGGAATGATTACAAGTAAAACGGATCCAAAATTACAAGCTCTTGGAAGGGTGATTGGCTCACTATGTGTTCTAACTGCTTCTAAAGGTAAAGATAAGAACAATATCAAAGGAGCAATGCTTGCATCTTGGGTTAGTCAAGCAAGTTTTTCCCCGCCTGGATTAAGTATTGCAGTAGCAAAAGATAGATCGGTAGAGTCACTCCTTCAAATTGGAGACTCTTTTGCTTTAAACATTTTAAGTGAAAAAGATTTTAAAGAACCTTTAAAAAGATTCACTAAACCCTTTGCACCAGGAGAAGATAGATTTCAAGGATTAGATATTGAATTGACACCTAATGAACAAATAATTATTCCTCAATCTTTAGCATGGTTAGATGCCTCTGTAAAAGAAAGAATGGAATGTGGAGATCATTGGGTGATTTACGCAGAAGTCCTACACGGTAATATATTAAAATCCGATAGTTTAACAGCAGTTCATCACCGTAAAACTGGATCTAACTATTAA
- the mrdA gene encoding penicillin-binding protein 2, with protein MIKRPYSKKLISFKRQPLVLLIFSSISFLLILLRLIFLQLLNYESFKKMSDENRIRLIASQPIRGRILDKNGKVLADSRVKYSLIIKPQSVNESDWEKHKVIISDFLNIDKNLIQTKYFDGLKKQKLAVTIIDDLSVDQLIKFKENEDNLFSFEIATKLIRNYPYKSLAAHVIGYTQPITESEYKFLSKKGYKLNDLIGRTGIEYVYEDFIRGEWGGEMVEVNSLGKFQRSLGVKPSRQGNDIELTIDMDLQLIAEEVLNDKKAGAIIVIDPRDGAIKAMASRPTFDLNFFSKDFKPEKEYDKLFNSPEKPLFNRALNAYDPGSVWKIVTALAGLESGKFPIDTMLETKPCITYGSQCFREHNDLGFGVIGYEDALRVSSNTFFYQVGYGVGVDAIHKVSRKLGFNSLSGIEISEQENIGLVASSKWAKEGRGWGEPGRTPWVPEDIASMSIGQFVVQVTPIQLARAYAAIANGGYLVTPHLVKKDDENISHKKRIKIDVDPKNIQLIKDGLRKVVESGTGVSINYGVSNLPPVSGKTGTAEDGEGGLDHAWFVCFTPSEKSELLVVAFAQNTPGGGSVHALPMARQILKVWNEKN; from the coding sequence TTGATCAAAAGACCGTATAGTAAAAAACTTATTTCATTCAAGAGACAACCGTTAGTCTTACTTATCTTTTCCTCGATTTCATTTCTATTGATTTTGTTACGGTTGATTTTTTTACAACTATTAAATTACGAATCTTTTAAGAAAATGTCTGATGAGAACAGGATTAGACTTATCGCTTCACAACCAATACGCGGAAGAATACTTGATAAAAATGGTAAGGTTCTAGCAGATAGTAGAGTGAAATATTCTCTAATAATAAAACCTCAATCGGTAAATGAAAGCGATTGGGAAAAACATAAAGTAATTATTTCTGACTTTTTAAATATTGATAAAAATTTAATTCAAACAAAATATTTTGATGGTTTAAAAAAGCAGAAACTTGCAGTAACTATTATTGATGATTTAAGTGTGGATCAATTAATAAAATTTAAGGAAAATGAAGATAATTTATTTAGTTTTGAAATAGCGACGAAATTAATTAGAAATTATCCTTATAAATCACTAGCTGCTCACGTAATTGGATATACACAACCAATTACTGAGTCAGAATACAAATTTTTATCTAAAAAGGGTTATAAATTAAATGACTTAATTGGTAGAACTGGCATTGAATATGTTTACGAAGACTTCATAAGAGGTGAATGGGGCGGAGAGATGGTTGAAGTGAATTCTTTAGGAAAATTCCAAAGATCCTTGGGGGTTAAACCCTCCAGACAAGGTAACGATATTGAATTGACTATTGATATGGACTTGCAATTAATTGCCGAGGAAGTTCTTAACGACAAAAAAGCTGGAGCGATAATAGTGATTGATCCAAGAGATGGTGCAATAAAGGCAATGGCAAGTAGGCCTACTTTTGATTTGAATTTTTTTTCAAAGGATTTTAAGCCTGAAAAAGAATATGATAAGTTATTCAACTCTCCTGAAAAACCTCTTTTCAATAGAGCATTAAATGCTTATGATCCCGGAAGTGTTTGGAAGATTGTAACGGCTTTAGCTGGCTTAGAAAGTGGAAAATTTCCTATTGATACTATGTTAGAAACTAAACCATGTATAACTTATGGGAGTCAATGTTTTAGGGAACATAATGATTTAGGCTTTGGGGTAATAGGTTATGAAGATGCATTAAGAGTTTCAAGTAATACTTTTTTTTATCAAGTCGGATATGGAGTAGGTGTTGATGCAATTCATAAGGTCTCTAGAAAGCTTGGTTTTAATTCTTTATCTGGAATTGAAATTTCTGAACAAGAAAATATAGGATTAGTAGCAAGTAGCAAATGGGCTAAAGAAGGGCGGGGATGGGGCGAACCAGGTAGAACTCCTTGGGTTCCAGAAGATATTGCGAGTATGTCTATTGGACAATTTGTTGTTCAAGTTACTCCTATTCAATTAGCTAGAGCATATGCTGCTATTGCAAATGGAGGTTATCTAGTTACTCCTCATTTAGTTAAAAAAGATGATGAAAATATTTCACACAAAAAACGTATTAAAATTGATGTTGATCCAAAAAATATTCAGTTGATAAAAGACGGTCTGAGGAAAGTAGTAGAGTCTGGCACAGGAGTATCCATTAATTATGGAGTTTCAAATTTACCTCCAGTTTCAGGTAAAACTGGAACTGCTGAAGATGGTGAAGGCGGCTTAGATCACGCTTGGTTCGTTTGCTTTACTCCTTCTGAAAAAAGTGAGTTGCTTGTAGTCGCTTTTGCTCAAAATACTCCTGGTGGAGGCTCTGTACATGCACTTCCTATGGCTAGACAAATTTTAAAAGTTTGGAATGAAAAAAATTGA
- the guaA gene encoding glutamine-hydrolyzing GMP synthase has product MSQTSLKKERDPSILILDFGSQYSELIARRIRETNVFSLVVSNCISIEEINDINPKGIILSGGPNSVYEKNAPKCDEKIFNLGIPILGICYGMQLMVKELGGSVTSATKKAEYGRAPINIDQESELLSDVEDKSIMWMSHGDSINCLPDGFNKIAHTENTLHAAISNDRKKLFGVQFHPEVIHSEFGITVIKNFVYGISSCVADWTTETYIEETIPRIRDQVGNKKVLLALSGGVDSSTLAFLLNKAIGNQLTCMFIDQGFMRKGEPEFLMNFFDKKFHIKVEYINARERFISKLKGITDPEQKRKIIGEEFIRVFEEESNRLGPFQYLAQGTLYPDVIESAGTNIDPKTGERIAVKIKSHHNVGGLPKDLQFKLVEPLRKLFKDEVRKLGAALGLPDEIIKRHPFPGPGLAIRILGEVNNEKLDCLRDADWIVRDEIKKAGLYNDIWQAFAVLLPVKTVGVMGDKRTYAWPIVLRCVSSEDGMTADWSKIPFPILERISNRIVNEVVSVNRVVYDITSKPPGTIEWE; this is encoded by the coding sequence ATGAGTCAAACATCTTTAAAAAAAGAACGCGATCCTTCAATACTAATTTTAGATTTCGGATCTCAATATTCTGAATTGATTGCAAGAAGAATTAGAGAAACTAATGTTTTTTCTCTTGTAGTAAGTAACTGTATTTCAATTGAAGAAATTAATGATATTAATCCTAAAGGGATAATTTTGAGTGGCGGTCCAAATTCTGTATATGAAAAAAATGCTCCAAAATGTGATGAAAAAATTTTTAATTTAGGAATTCCTATTCTTGGCATATGCTATGGAATGCAATTAATGGTCAAAGAACTTGGTGGATCTGTAACTTCAGCAACCAAAAAAGCAGAATATGGTAGAGCACCAATAAATATAGATCAAGAATCTGAACTCCTTTCTGATGTAGAAGATAAATCCATAATGTGGATGAGTCATGGCGATTCAATTAATTGTTTGCCTGATGGATTTAATAAAATTGCTCATACCGAGAACACACTCCATGCAGCAATTTCAAATGATAGAAAGAAATTATTTGGCGTACAATTTCATCCTGAAGTAATTCATTCAGAGTTTGGGATAACGGTAATTAAAAATTTTGTTTATGGCATTTCTAGTTGTGTGGCTGATTGGACAACCGAAACCTATATAGAGGAAACTATTCCTAGGATAAGAGATCAAGTTGGCAATAAAAAAGTTTTGCTTGCTTTGTCAGGAGGAGTTGATTCGTCAACTCTTGCGTTTCTTCTCAATAAAGCAATTGGAAATCAGCTTACATGCATGTTTATAGACCAAGGTTTTATGAGAAAAGGTGAACCTGAATTTTTAATGAATTTTTTTGATAAGAAATTTCATATAAAGGTTGAATATATTAATGCAAGGGAAAGGTTTATTTCCAAATTAAAAGGGATTACTGATCCAGAACAAAAAAGGAAAATTATTGGTGAAGAATTTATTAGAGTATTTGAAGAAGAAAGTAATAGATTGGGCCCTTTTCAGTATTTAGCCCAAGGTACTCTTTATCCTGATGTTATTGAAAGTGCTGGTACTAATATTGATCCAAAGACTGGGGAAAGAATAGCTGTAAAAATTAAGAGTCATCATAATGTGGGGGGATTACCAAAAGATTTACAATTTAAATTAGTTGAGCCATTAAGAAAACTTTTTAAGGATGAAGTCCGCAAATTGGGAGCTGCCTTAGGTTTGCCGGATGAAATTATAAAAAGGCATCCATTCCCGGGACCAGGTTTAGCGATAAGAATTTTGGGAGAAGTTAATAATGAAAAACTTGACTGTTTAAGAGATGCAGATTGGATAGTGCGAGACGAAATTAAAAAAGCAGGTCTTTACAATGATATTTGGCAAGCTTTCGCAGTATTGCTACCAGTTAAAACTGTAGGAGTTATGGGTGATAAAAGGACTTATGCATGGCCAATAGTTTTACGTTGTGTATCTAGTGAAGATGGTATGACAGCAGACTGGTCAAAAATTCCTTTTCCGATTTTAGAGAGAATTTCTAATAGAATCGTAAATGAAGTAGTTTCAGTTAATAGAGTGGTTTATGATATTACAAGCAAACCTCCAGGAACTATTGAGTGGGAGTGA
- a CDS encoding PD-(D/E)XK nuclease family protein, which yields MSEIIKLSRSTVEKYLSCPRCCVLDKKYQIKPPSLPFTLNIAVDNLCKNEFDHYRRIQEPHPLLIENGIDAVPFKHKDLERWRSNFQGIRYKSIEHNYDFGGAVDDIWQKKNGDLIIVDVKATSRKNFDWSETFNKYEYAKAYKRQLEMYQWLFQKNGFQVANEAYLLYFNGKKNEQFFNNQLKFDVNLIRLDCSTSWVELKIIDTVNLLRSDTFPKPSLSCEYCNYLKKRWQLSIT from the coding sequence ATGAGCGAGATTATTAAATTAAGTAGATCCACTGTAGAAAAATATCTGAGCTGTCCTAGATGTTGTGTACTCGACAAAAAGTATCAAATAAAACCACCATCGTTACCATTTACTCTAAATATAGCAGTAGATAATTTATGTAAAAATGAATTTGATCATTACAGAAGAATTCAGGAGCCACATCCATTATTGATTGAAAATGGTATTGATGCTGTGCCTTTCAAACACAAAGATTTAGAACGCTGGAGAAGTAATTTTCAAGGGATAAGATATAAATCAATTGAGCATAACTATGATTTTGGCGGAGCTGTTGATGATATTTGGCAGAAAAAAAATGGTGATCTTATCATCGTTGATGTAAAAGCAACATCTAGAAAGAATTTTGATTGGTCCGAGACTTTTAATAAATACGAATATGCAAAAGCTTATAAGAGACAATTGGAAATGTATCAGTGGTTATTTCAGAAAAACGGTTTTCAAGTTGCTAATGAAGCATATCTTTTATATTTTAATGGAAAAAAAAATGAACAGTTTTTTAATAATCAATTAAAATTTGATGTAAATTTAATTAGATTAGACTGCTCAACATCCTGGGTAGAACTTAAGATAATTGATACAGTCAATTTATTACGTTCCGATACTTTTCCAAAACCTTCATTAAGTTGTGAATATTGTAATTATTTAAAAAAGCGTTGGCAGTTATCAATTACTTAA
- a CDS encoding diflavin flavoprotein, with translation MLASAQTSNSKLAQINNKLTVQSQNFADDSYAIRSLDWDRSRFDIEFGLRNGTTYNSFIIKGEKLAIIDTSHAKFEELWFEELLKEVNPQEVDYLITSHTEPDHSGLIGNLLELNKNITVVGSKLALKFIEDQIHVPFKKIEVKSGEFLNLGTNPNSGLEHNIEFISAPNLHWPDTIFSYDHSTHVLYTCDAFGLHYCSDEFYDTDQKEIYDDFRFYYDCLMGPNARSVLQAIKRIDKLPELKTIAVGHGPLLHNQVNFWKGKYQEWSSNKSKGNDFVSVCYISDYGYCDRLSQAISHGISKADAQVQLIDLRSSDPQELTSLISESKAVVIPTWPVDSDNELKESLGTLFAALKSKQFTAVYDAFGGNDEPIDSLANKLRELGQKEAFSPLRVKTIPDPIVYQQFEEAGTDLGQLINKKKNIASMKSLDSNLDKALGRLSGGLYVVTASQGEGSTFRQSAMVASWVSQASFSPPGITVAVAKDRAIESYMQVGKGFVVNILREDNYQKMFRHFLKRFAPGADRFADVDVISNIAKGGPVLSDSLAFLDCKVSSRLETPDHWIIYGIVENGNVSDLSCKTAVHHRKVANHY, from the coding sequence ATGCTAGCCTCTGCCCAGACAAGTAATTCTAAATTGGCACAAATAAATAACAAGTTGACAGTTCAATCTCAAAACTTCGCTGATGATTCTTATGCCATAAGATCTCTGGATTGGGATCGCAGTAGATTTGATATTGAATTTGGCTTAAGGAATGGCACTACTTATAATAGTTTTATTATTAAAGGCGAAAAACTAGCAATAATTGATACTAGTCACGCAAAATTCGAAGAATTATGGTTTGAAGAATTACTAAAAGAGGTAAATCCACAAGAAGTGGATTATCTAATTACAAGCCATACAGAACCTGATCATTCTGGTTTAATAGGTAATCTTCTAGAATTAAACAAAAATATCACAGTAGTAGGATCAAAATTAGCCCTTAAGTTTATTGAAGACCAAATACATGTTCCCTTTAAGAAAATAGAAGTTAAAAGTGGAGAGTTTTTAAATCTCGGGACTAATCCTAATAGCGGTTTAGAACATAATATTGAATTTATAAGCGCACCAAATTTACATTGGCCAGATACAATTTTTTCATATGACCACAGCACTCATGTTCTCTACACATGCGATGCATTTGGACTCCATTACTGTTCTGATGAATTTTATGACACTGATCAAAAAGAAATATATGATGATTTTCGTTTTTATTACGATTGCCTAATGGGTCCAAACGCTAGAAGCGTTCTGCAGGCAATTAAAAGAATAGATAAGCTACCTGAATTAAAAACAATAGCCGTAGGTCATGGGCCTTTGCTTCATAATCAAGTTAATTTTTGGAAAGGAAAATATCAAGAATGGAGTAGCAATAAAAGCAAAGGTAATGATTTTGTATCAGTCTGCTACATCAGCGACTATGGTTATTGTGATCGACTAAGTCAAGCGATATCTCATGGAATAAGCAAAGCAGATGCTCAAGTACAATTAATTGATTTGAGATCTTCTGACCCCCAAGAATTAACAAGTTTAATTTCAGAGTCAAAAGCAGTAGTCATCCCCACATGGCCAGTAGATTCAGATAATGAATTAAAAGAATCTCTTGGTACTTTATTTGCAGCACTAAAATCAAAACAATTTACAGCTGTCTATGATGCATTTGGTGGAAATGATGAACCAATAGATTCTTTAGCAAATAAATTAAGAGAACTTGGTCAAAAAGAAGCTTTCTCTCCTTTAAGAGTTAAAACCATTCCAGATCCCATTGTTTATCAACAATTCGAAGAAGCTGGAACTGACTTGGGTCAATTGATCAATAAAAAGAAAAATATTGCTTCTATGAAGAGCCTTGATTCAAATTTAGATAAAGCTTTAGGCAGATTAAGTGGAGGATTATATGTAGTTACAGCTAGTCAAGGAGAAGGTTCAACGTTTCGACAAAGTGCAATGGTCGCAAGTTGGGTTAGTCAAGCAAGTTTTTCTCCACCAGGTATTACGGTAGCAGTAGCAAAAGATAGAGCTATTGAATCTTATATGCAAGTTGGAAAAGGTTTTGTTGTTAATATCTTGCGAGAAGACAACTATCAGAAAATGTTTAGACATTTTCTAAAAAGATTTGCCCCTGGAGCTGATAGATTTGCTGATGTAGATGTAATTAGTAACATCGCAAAAGGAGGACCAGTCCTATCAGATTCTCTCGCTTTTTTAGATTGTAAAGTGAGCTCCAGATTAGAGACTCCAGATCATTGGATAATTTATGGAATTGTTGAAAATGGTAATGTCTCTGATTTATCATGCAAAACAGCTGTTCATCACAGAAAAGTTGCTAATCACTATTAG
- a CDS encoding tetratricopeptide repeat-containing sulfotransferase family protein, with protein sequence MKGFGEKNQLKKIKTPKNAEILDSDQLIKKAFTLQAQGRTLEAAKHYAYLIKHGIKDYRVFSNYGIFLNEIGKHKEAELELKKAISLNPKYANAYYNLAVLFIGQGNLGKAELELKKAIKLKSDFAIAYYNLGFILKDLGRLKEADSYNQKAVEIDPHLTDAYLSLSTMYSGDKTPKWHNQLFSESLIKNKNNRELINIFFARSNIFHREGKYQESAENLINANNIKLRLNKSEANLLINKTKKLKISSDNYERKNKAFGNYPMSIFIVGLPRCGSTLVESIISLNSHVRDLGEVNIFEKSYREYKESEKKTDLSEIYWKKLEITKNKRSTTNKWLFNYQYAGIIAQAIPNAKIIHCYRNPLDNILSMYRAHFATGNNFSSSLVDSVAVYSDQEEIMKIYKKEFKNHIYELNYDKLVTHPSEEIKSLILWLGWKWNDLYLSPHLNNRKVSTRSNVEVRSPITTKSLGGWKNYKEMLRPAMEIITQKDQYKDLKY encoded by the coding sequence ATGAAAGGTTTTGGCGAAAAGAACCAATTAAAGAAAATAAAAACACCAAAAAATGCAGAGATACTAGATAGCGATCAATTGATTAAAAAAGCATTCACACTGCAAGCACAAGGAAGGACACTAGAAGCAGCAAAACACTATGCATATCTTATTAAACATGGAATAAAAGACTATAGAGTTTTTTCAAATTATGGAATATTCCTAAACGAAATCGGAAAACACAAAGAAGCAGAATTAGAACTTAAAAAAGCAATTTCTTTAAATCCTAAATATGCAAATGCTTACTACAATCTGGCAGTTTTATTTATTGGTCAAGGAAATTTGGGGAAAGCAGAATTAGAACTTAAAAAAGCAATAAAACTTAAATCAGACTTTGCTATTGCTTACTATAATCTTGGATTTATTTTAAAAGATCTGGGTAGATTAAAAGAGGCAGATTCATATAATCAAAAAGCAGTTGAAATAGATCCTCACTTGACTGATGCATATTTATCATTATCAACTATGTATTCTGGTGATAAAACTCCAAAATGGCACAATCAACTTTTTTCTGAAAGTCTTATAAAAAACAAAAATAATAGAGAATTAATAAATATTTTTTTCGCAAGATCAAATATTTTTCATAGAGAAGGAAAATATCAAGAAAGCGCTGAGAATCTTATTAATGCAAATAATATCAAACTTAGATTGAATAAATCTGAAGCAAATTTATTAATCAATAAAACTAAAAAGTTGAAAATATCCTCAGATAATTATGAAAGAAAAAATAAAGCATTTGGAAATTATCCAATGTCTATTTTTATAGTAGGACTTCCTAGATGTGGTTCTACCCTGGTTGAATCAATCATAAGTTTGAATTCTCATGTAAGAGATCTTGGAGAAGTCAATATCTTTGAAAAATCATATAGAGAATATAAAGAATCTGAAAAAAAAACAGACCTTAGTGAAATATATTGGAAAAAATTAGAAATAACCAAAAATAAAAGATCCACAACAAATAAATGGTTATTTAATTATCAATATGCAGGCATAATTGCACAAGCAATTCCTAATGCAAAAATAATACATTGCTATAGAAATCCTTTAGATAATATCCTTTCTATGTATAGAGCACATTTCGCAACAGGGAATAATTTCTCTTCAAGTTTGGTTGATTCTGTTGCAGTTTATTCTGATCAAGAGGAGATCATGAAAATATACAAAAAAGAATTTAAAAATCATATATATGAATTAAATTACGATAAATTAGTGACTCATCCTTCAGAAGAGATAAAATCATTAATTCTTTGGTTAGGTTGGAAATGGAATGATTTATATTTATCGCCACATTTAAATAATCGTAAAGTCTCAACAAGAAGCAATGTTGAGGTTCGTTCACCAATCACTACAAAATCTTTAGGAGGATGGAAAAACTATAAAGAGATGCTTAGACCTGCAATGGAAATCATTACTCAAAAGGATCAATATAAAGACCTAAAGTATTAA
- a CDS encoding NAD(P)H-dependent oxidoreductase produces MTESKDLIIITASCGKNLELSEKFLEKSNELKVSSEILDLTTLDIPLFNPRIHSKENIPVEIEEIKKKLFSIEKWVICAPEYNGSIPPILSNFIAWLSISGDDFRNLFNGQPIAIATFSGGIGLELLTSLRIQLVHLGSQVLGRQLLSSYSKPIDTKTIEDIIQRLLQMKKIKT; encoded by the coding sequence ATGACTGAATCAAAAGATCTGATTATTATTACAGCTAGTTGTGGGAAAAATCTAGAACTTTCTGAAAAATTCCTTGAAAAGAGTAATGAACTGAAAGTAAGTTCTGAAATTTTGGATCTTACCACTCTTGATATTCCACTATTTAATCCACGAATTCACAGCAAAGAAAATATTCCAGTTGAAATAGAAGAAATTAAAAAGAAGCTTTTCTCAATAGAAAAGTGGGTGATTTGTGCTCCTGAATATAATGGATCCATACCTCCTATTCTCTCCAACTTCATAGCATGGCTTTCTATTTCCGGAGATGACTTTAGAAATTTATTTAATGGTCAACCAATTGCAATTGCAACTTTCTCTGGTGGCATAGGGTTAGAATTACTTACTTCATTACGCATTCAATTAGTACATTTAGGAAGTCAGGTATTAGGAAGACAACTTTTATCCTCATATAGTAAACCTATAGATACAAAAACTATTGAAGATATTATTCAAAGACTTTTACAAATGAAAAAGATAAAAACATAA